From the genome of Gorilla gorilla gorilla isolate KB3781 chromosome 4, NHGRI_mGorGor1-v2.1_pri, whole genome shotgun sequence:
aagtagctgggactacagtaggCACACTCCACCAGGCCCAGGTGATTTTTGCATTtgtcgtagagatggggtttcaccatactggtcaggctgttctcggaattcctgacctcaggtgagccacccgccttggcctcccaaagtgttgggattacaggtgtgagccactgggcccagccctgaTATTCAGTGACTTTTTAACTCTGTGCTAAAGATTAAAatttttagctgggtgtggttgctttcacctgtaatcccagcactttgtgaggccaaagcaggaggattgcctgagtccaggagcccgagaccagtctaggcaacatggcgaaactgcatctctacaaaaaatacaaaaattagccaggcattggtggtgcatgcctgtagacctagctactggggggctaaggtgggaggatcagttgggCCCAGTACATCAACGCTTCAGcaagccaggattgtgccactgcattccagcctgggtgacacagtgagaccctgtctcaaaaaagaaaaaaaagtaatgaaaaatttCTAAACAGTAGGTAGAATACATAATAAGGTTTTAtgcaattttgtaaaatataatgtgctttgtggtttcttttctttctttttaaggcttttattgagatggagacAAGAGAAGATGCAATGGCAATGGTTGACCATTGTTTGAAAAAAGCCCTTTGGTTTCAGGGGAGATGTGTAAAGGTTGACCTGTCTGAGAAATATAAAAAACTGGTTCTGAGGGTATGTAGTATTTGATTTGTCACCATTTAACAGcttgtttttacatatttaaagccacaacattcttttaaacatttttgttatgcTAAAAATACAGGATTATTGAAACCTATTGAAATAAGTTATTGAAAAAGAACAACCTTTTTTTCTGGTCTTTAATGGCAGAAGTTTTTAAACGAGTCTTCCCTAAAGGACACCTTCATTGCTCTTatctgtttaagtttttaatagcGTTCTGCTAccagaatgttttattttccacttCTCTGTTGGTATGGTCATGATGAATGTCTGACTGTAGGCAGCTTAGGTTCTCAAATAAGGTTACGGGAATTGAATAAGCTGAGTTGATTATAGGGATTGTCTCCAATTATTAATTCACTGGATAATTGTGTATTCTGCAAATGTGTTAACTTCTGCAAAACTTTTGTCTTTTAGATTCCAAACAGAGGCATTGATTTACTGAAAAAAGATAAATCCCggtaatttcattttgtttttcatatgtgTAAGTATATTCAACTTTACTTTTTCAGACAACAAATTAATTGTGGTGTGTCCTTTTGACTTCAGAAAAAGATCTTACTCTCCAGATGGCAAAGAATCTCCAAGTGATAAGAAATCCAAAACTGATGGTTCCCAGAAGACTGAGAGTTCAACCGAAGGTAAAGAACAAGAAGAGAAGTCCGGTGAAGATGGTGAGAAAGACACAAAGGATGACCAGACAGAGCAGGAACCTAATATGCTTCTTGAATCTGAAGATGAACTACTTGTAGATGAAGAAGAAGCAGCAGCACTGCTAGAAAGTGGCAGTTCAGTGGGAGACGAGACCGATCTTGCTAATTTAGGTGATGTGGCTTCTGATGGGAAAAAGGAACCATCAGATAAAGCTGTGAAAAAAGATGGAAGTGCTTCAGCAGCAGCAAAGAAAAAGCttaaaaaggtaaagaaagaTATATTGATTTGTTTTAATAGAACCTTAGATCAGATCAGTATTTCAAGTTATTTACCTAAGCAGGATCAGATAGAGAATTATATGatttaaatcagaaaataaatcagatatgaaccagaatataaacatttaaatctaAACTCtgcaataaataattaaataagacaTTTTATTATAGTTGGCAAAAAACATCAGCTCAAAGAGGAAACTTTTCAGTAAAAATGAGGGAGAAAGactcaaaatatatatgtgcTTCTGTATTGTAGTGGTGTAGTGGTAGCATATAGGTAGGCAGCCTTATAGtgtagctttgaaaaaaaaaaatacaggacgTGAGTTTGCAGTAAGTTAACTGACCCAACATAGTTAAAACTTTTGCCACTTATTCAAAAATTACTGAATAATTTTTCCTATTTGAGAAATGTTGGCCTGGTCAGATACTTTAGTatcctttaaaacaattttatttgaaCATGTAAGTCATTTAGAAGCCACGTATAAagtgaatataaatataaaaatacacacatgctATGAAGAAGAGTAAACAAAGGACCCACATTGAGCTGACTGCCTAGCTTAAGGAATAGGGCATGAAAATGCCTTTGAGGCAAACTTTTTATGTTAAATGGCTCATAAAATGTCGGAGTCAggcgggcccagtggctcacgcctgtaatcccagcactttgggaggcccagcagatcacttgaggccaggagtttaagaccaacatggtgaaaccccatctctactaaaaatatgaaaattagttgggcgtggtggcacatacctgtagcagctacttggaaggctgagacaggagaattgcttgaatctgggaggcagaagttgcagttagccaagatcacttcactgtactccagcctgggtgacaagatcaagactctgtctcaagaaaaaaaaaaagtagagtgaAATGAGATTTTTGCCATCCTATTCCATATTCCATTGGTTCGTTTTATGCAACATTCAGCTCAAAACCAATATTTACCTCAGTTTTTATTTGATGGCTTGGTCAaataacttcatttatttttctcactagAGCTGATCGTTATGTTTACATTTGTAAATGCTAATAATTACTGATGTTTATGGCATTTAATGCCATACGTTTTTCTaagtttaaatttattaatttaatcctcacagtaaccaTATGCATCTCATACTGTGATCTCCAGTCCATAAATGAGGAAAATTGAAGTATGGAGAAGTTAAATAATCCCATACTGCTTATAAGACACAGAGCCAAAATTTAAACTTGGGCAGTCATTCTTcagagcatgattttttttttttttttttttttgggagacggagtcttgctctgtcgcccaggctggagtgcagtggcgtgatctcagctcactgcaacctccacctcccaggttcaagttctgctgcctcagcctcccaagtagctgggattacaggtgtccatcaccacaccaggctaatttttgtatttttagtagaaacgaggtttcgccatgttggcctggctggtcttgaactcttgagatctcagggtgatccgcccacctcagcctcccaaagtgctggaattacaggtgtgagccaccatgcctggcccagagcttGGTTTTTTAGCCATTACACTATTTGAGTGTTTGCTCTAAAGAGTAGATATTTGCAATATACTGTCTTACAAAGGACATTGCTCAACTTCTACCAAATCAAGTTTTTTACACATTGCCTAGCAGCATTGTAGTctcagaaaagataaaatatgaatattcttATCTCATTTAACTTCTGCTCTTTGTGTGAGGCAGACCTtccattttttagttttaaaataagctaaattatttttcaaattatcagtaatttttttggaagaaaggaagaagttactATTTTGAGCCAATGAATAAAGACAAAGacgcggccgggcacggtggctcacgcctgtaatcctagcactttgggaggccgaggtgggtggatcacgaggtcaggagatcgagaccatcctggctaacatggtgaaaccccgtctctactaaaattacaaaaaaaattagccgggcgtggtggcgtgcgcctgtagtcccagctactcgggaggctgaggcaggagaatggcgtgaaccggggaggcagaggttgcagtgagccgagatcgcgccactgcactccagcctgggtgacagagcaagactccgtctcaaaaaaaaaaaaaaggcaaagacgCTATCCGTTTCCCTTCAAGTAAAGCAGACGGAAGGGATGCTGCAGGATAATTGTTGCAGAGTAAATTTGTCTTTCTTAACAGCGTCGTTTTCCAGGGAGTATGGAAGGTTTTGTCACTCTAGATGAGGTTGGTGATGAGGAAGATTCGGAACTTCAGAAACTTCGTAAATCGGGCATGGCATTTAAATCTGGTGACAAAAATGATGATGGTTTGGTTGAAATTAAGGTGGACAAGATCGAGGAACTTGATCAAGAAAACGAAGCAGCGttggaaaatggaattaaaaatgaggaaaacacaGAACCAGGTGCTGAATCTGCTGAGAACGCTGATGATCCCAACAAAGATACAAGTGAAAACGCAGATGGTCAAAGTGATGAGAACAAGGAGGACTATACAATCCCAGATGAGTATAGAATTGGACCATATCAGCCCAATGTTCCTGTTGGTGAGATTTAAGTCTTTGTTCTTCACCTTCCTCACTCTCCTCAAAACAAACTCTTaggttttaaaataagattttaaagttGGTCTTACATAAGCTGTGATAGcattttaaatttgctttgttTCTATGGGGAACAATTTATAAATCTTAATTGATATATTTTCCTCTTATGCATGTCTctgattttgtattattttctgttgttattcCACAGTGTGTTCCCTTTTTTCGTAAAATTTCTTGCAAATTACacgcttttgttttgcttttctgtgttgtttttctgtattatatttctttttttaagaatacaGTTAGGTGAGACCTCAAACATCAATTAGGTAAAAGCAAAATAtggttcagtttttgttttttatcttaggCTGTATTGGACTTCTCAAAAACATGTTTGATTTAAATTGTTGACAGGTGAAATTGTGAATACTAAATAAAATCTTCAGTTTAATTTGTAAGAATGTATGTTTGTGTTTCTAGGTATAGACTATGTGATACCTAAAACAGGGTTTTACTGTAAGCTGTGTTCACTCTTTTATACAAATGAAGAAGTTGCAAAGAATACTCATTGCAGCAGCCTTCCTCATTATCAGAAATTAAAGGTAAGGTTGAATGTAAAACAGAGTTCTTTTGTGAAAACTTAACAAGTTATGGAAATAAGTGGGATATATAAGTAAAATGTGTATAGTGTTCTCTCTAGACTCAGTGCAGTGCTTTCTCCTGAAGataactttttatttactttttttttttttttaaagacagtttctctcttgtcgcccaggttggattgcagtggtgcgatcttggctcactgcaacctctacctcctgggttcaagcaattttcctgcctcagcctcccaagtagctgagattacaggcatgcaccaccacacccagctaatttttgtatttttagtagaaatggggtttcaccatgttggctagcctggttggtcttgaactcctgacctcaggtgatccgcccacctcagcctcccaaagtgctgggattacaggcatgagccactgcgcctggccttttctttctttattgatgGGTTATCAAAACATCTGTTGAACCTCTTGTCATAGTTTACCCTTGTTACATAACAATTTAGTGTTTTCTAACCATATTATAAATTCCGTGGTAGAATTAAACTTATTCAAGTATTCTCAGATTGTTGTTGGGCTGTACTTTCTCTAATTTGAAAGATGCTGGGAGTCTGAATACTAAAAGTGGCATGACcattcatattaaaataatttttaatattgacATTATTAATGACACTTCAGTTATTTTTATGACCAAAAGTATATAAAGATCAAAAGCATAAATACATAAACCACAACATCACTAAAGAATAATTCCTATTGAGATATattgaaatttgtttttgtaattatCGGCCTCTTTGGACTACCTATTGAAATAGTGACTGAAACTTAAAAGTAGTTGCTAAACAAGTCAATTATAGATACCTTGGTTTTTCACACTGCTTTATAATAAGTTAACTATAGTTATTCAGTCATTAGATATGTTCTCTGTTGACTAAATGGATGAATGTAATCTTTAATTTTGGAAATAATTCAAGTTCTTGGCTGTGTATcacttctggttttttttttttaatgtaactgCTCTTTGCCACCTGTATGTCTTTTACCATCCTGTACATGAAGAAAGAATTGTGGCTATTTACAATGGTAGCAGCAATGtagtacaaattattttattttttattttatttttttgagactgttttgctcttgttgcccaaggctgaagtgcaatggcgcgattttggctcaccccaacccccgcctcccaggttcaagccattctcttgcctcagcctcctgagtatctgggattacaggcatgcgtcaccatgcccagctaattttgtatttttagtggaaatggggtgtctccatgttggtcagactggtcttgaactcccagcttcagatgatcctcccacctcagcctcccaaaatgctaggattacaggcctgagccatagTGCCCGCCCTGgtacaaatatttttatctgcTTTGATTTTAAGCTGTTTGGGGTCAAAAACTATATGTATTGTCGAgaagaatatggaaataatataaaagatTGCTAGGTGCTTCTTGTGGctccttttattatttccttatattttatttttttatttttttatttgagacagaattttgctcttgttccccaagctggagtgcagtggcacaatctcagctcactgcaacctctgcgtcccgggttcaagcaattctcctgcctcaggctcccgagtagctggtattacaggcgtgtgccactacgcctggctaattttttgtatttttagtagaaacggggtttcaccatgttagccaggctggtcttgaactcctgacctcaggtgatccgcctgcctcagcctcccaaagtgctgggattacaggcgtgagccatcatgcccggcctattatttctttttatttaaaaaaaaaaactttgtcacCTTCATCAAGAAACTATTAAGCAATACAGTAACTTGCTAATGGTAAATTGATACTTTCCTAACTGGATGTTTGTGgggtgatttttttgttgttgttgtttttctttaaaagatataGTGGCTTTTAATTCTTACTATTTTGCATTAACtatataaagttgaaaaattccaATGAGATGGAAAGAAACTTTGGACATTTTAGGTTAGATTTTTTAATATGTCTTTTGTACTTTCATTAGTGTCTTAATGGAGCTCCCGTGTCTAGAGACTCTAGCAGTCACAGGTTTAATGGCAGGGGTCAGCAAGCTACACTCGTGGCTCAGTCATCTGTTTTTGTAAGGTTTTATTAGAACCCACAGCCATAATCATTTAAGTGTCATCTATAGTTGTTTTAGTTTATAATTGAGTGCAGGATTGAGTAGTTGTAACAAAGACTGAATGGCTCAATGAGTCTAAAATAGTTACTGCTGGCCTTGCAAGAAAATGTTTGTTCAGGTGATTTAATGAGTAGTGCATTGAGGCCAGATGTGatagctcttgcctgtaatcccagcactttgggaggcggggaccggcagatcacctaagatcaggagtttgagaccagcctggccaacacggcgaaaacttcgtctctaccaaaagtacaaaaaaattaactgggcttggtggcgggtgcctgtaatcccagctgcttgggaggctgaggcaggagaatcacttgaacctgggaggtggaggttgcagtgagccgagatcacgacactgcactccagcctgggcaacagagcaaaactctccctcaaaaaagaataaaagtgcaTGTCATTTAGACCCATAGTTCTTGAATAGTGTCAGTTCAGTGTGACTGTggtctttgttttctcatctctaaaaattagGGTTAATTATAACATTTGAAATACCCATTTTTTACCTTTTACCATTTTTTCCCCGTGCCTTATTGTAATGTCCTGAAAGTTTTTGTGTGCTAATGAGGATTAACTAATTGTTGAAAATATTGACAAAATTATAGTTTAAGTCCCCAAACTTGGATATAGGATATTTGATTTTGGAATTAATCCATTTTGCTGTGTTTCTCTTAGGTGACTTAATGGCTGTAATTCTCTTTCTTTATAGAAATATCTGAATAAATTGGCAGAAGAACGCAGACAGAAGAAGGAAACTTAAGATGTGCAAGGAGATTTAatgatttcaaagaaaataatggttctttgtttttaatgttaaccTTTTTTAAATACAATACTGATAGTTAGAAGAAAACTATTGTACTCTTTTGTTTTAGTGGAGAAATAATAGATGTCTGTTCATGTGTTAAGTGTTATagcaaaaaaaatacacatatggtTAAGTTAAtgaatagtttttgttttatcagAATGGCAACGGACAGAAGTACTTTGTAGAGATTGACTTCCTAAGCTACTTAAGACAACTTGCAccactaagaaaaaaatgtagaaccATTTGGAAAAATGAAATTTAGTAGTTCCAAGTTTCAAAGAAATGTcaacattttattccattcaataaaaaacaaaaccaacagtgTTTTTATTACTTTCATCTGAAACATTCCATGTTTTAATCTGAGCCTTGCAGACTTTCATTTGGAGTTTGAACCCGTTTTGGTTGCATTTCATTTTTGGAGAACTTCATTAACGTGAGATTGGCAATTGAAATGCAGGTGCAGTTTTCTGTTAGTGTCATGCTGTTGTTTAGGTAATAAGAAATATTAAGTAATTGGCTCtagattttgtaatttttttccctgaGTTCCTGCTAGATTTCGTATTCTAGTAGTCAATGTATTTTCagtgaaatgtaaaaatattcccGTTATCTTTGACCAGTATTAATTTTTGAGATCTTACTGCTTGTCACTTGAATCCCGTGATTGTCATACATCTCTGGTATAAGCAACATTTGATTTTTGAAGTGTGTAGACCATCTCTTCATATTTTCAAgatgtaattttacatttctgcatttttaaaacagtttggCCATAATCCTAGATGCACGCTTCTAATTCATGTACCTGCACATGTGACCTTTGTGAACAGAAATTTGCATGTATAATTTGTGTTTACTTGTAACTTTCTGGTTATATACTGCTTATATCTGTGGATTCAAGTTACTGAAGTGAAtaccaataaaaagaaaaccctagGCCATGTTAATTGGTTATACATGTTTGGAATGTTAACCAACGTATTTGTCAGTTGTGGTTTTTATTCGCTCTTAAACTTTGTGCATGCTTTAacaatttattacttttaaatctAGAGTGAATTCTAAAGACTGCCGCTAAAgatctgagttttaaaaattttgttgctGGTGGATTTCTTGTTCCTGTTACATAACTAAAAGTGAGGCcatttgtggtttttaaaaaccttatgAATTAAAAATGCTACAGGTGAACAAACAGCAGAAGCTTGTGTTTAGACATATTGATGACTTAACAGTACAATTGGAAGTGATACGGATGAGCAAGAATTAGTTCTGCcagcttttcaaaataattatgtagAGACTCTTGGTATATTGGATTATCTGttgtaaacaatttttttttcttccctgacacacggtctcactctgtcgcccagacaggagtgcagtggcacagtcacagctctctgcaacctcagcctctgggctcaaatgaccctcctacctcagtctcctgagtagctgggactacaggctcacgccactatacctggctagtttttggtttttttgtatagatgaggctttgccatgttgtccaggttgatcttgaattcctgggcccaagtgatctgctcgcttcagtctcccaaagtgctgggactgtaggcatgagccaccatccctggccaagAAACGaagttttaatttcaaaaaaatcTACAAGAACAGGATAGGCATTGTCTTTCAAATGTTCAGACCCCAATTTATTAAAGGATACTTCAAATAGTTGGATAAATTTTATGATCTCTCCCGTTGAAAAGTAGGTGATGATTTTAATGTGACATGCACAAAAAATCCTTGCCAGTTTACTTCTGCAATTTAATTTTAGCCTTTACTAATTACCCACTTCTGTTTAATTCCAATTTTTAAGAGCAGGTACATAAAGCATTATGTGCACAATGGAGTTCTTCAGTGTTTCCTGTCAGTGATGGTTTTTTCATAGGTTCAACTTTGTTGGATTTAGCAAGTTGAAGGAAAGAATGCTATGTTTTTAATACCTACATTTGAGAGCATTTAGAAATCAGAAATTATAATAAGCTGTTAGTGATAAATCTGTAACAGCCCTTAGATTACGAGAAAACCTTTTTAGTAGGAATGTTTCCACTCAAGTTTGCTGTAAAGTTTAAGAACATTTTTCCTACGGCTATGTCAGCCCTTAGTTTAGTCTTACATTATCCTACAAAAGTGAATGAAACTTTTAGAAGTACCTTGAGTTTGTTTTACAGTTCTTTTTTATTGACCCATTGCTAGTAAATTTGGGATCTGAGAGTGTCCTTTATAAGACTTTAATTGGATAGCTGTAGTATTGCTTTGAGTATTCCAAAAATAAGTTCATTTGAAATGTTAATCAAGAATATGAATTTCCAACCATAGTATGTGTGCATCAGTACCtctagagatttatttatttattattattattatttttttttttttgagactgtctcgcccaggctggagtg
Proteins encoded in this window:
- the MATR3 gene encoding matrin-3 isoform X5, whose protein sequence is MGDPFMLQQSTNPAPGILGPPPPSFHLGGPAVGPRGNLGAGNGNLQGPRHMQKGRVETSRVVHIMDFQRGKNLRYQLLQLVEPFGVISNHLILNKINEAFIEMATTEDAQAAVDYYTTTPALVFGKPVRVHLSQKYKRIKKPEGKPDQKFDQKQELGRVIHLSNLPHSGYSDSAVLKLAEPYGKIKNYILMRMKSQAFIEMETREDAMAMVDHCLKKALWFQGRCVKVDLSEKYKKLVLRIPNRGIDLLKKDKSRKRSYSPDGKESPSDKKSKTDGSQKTESSTEGKEQEEKSGEDGEKDTKDDQTEQEPNMLLESEDELLVDEEEAAALLESGSSVGDETDLANLGDVASDGKKEPSDKAVKKDGSASAAAKKKLKKRRFPGSMEGFVTLDEVGDEEDSELQKLRKSGMAFKSGDKNDDGLVEIKVDKIEELDQENEAALENGIKNEENTEPGAESAENADDPNKDTSENADGQSDENKEDYTIPDEYRIGPYQPNVPVGIDYVIPKTGFYCKLCSLFYTNEEVAKNTHCSSLPHYQKLKKYLNKLAEERRQKKET
- the MATR3 gene encoding matrin-3 isoform X6, which gives rise to MGDPFMLQQSTNPAPGILGPPPPSFHLGGPAVGPRGNLGAGNGNLQGPRHMQKGRVETSRVVHIMDFQRGKNLRYQLLQLVEPFGVISNHLILNKINEAFIEMATTEDAQAAVDYYTTTPALVFGKPVRVHLSQKYKRIKKPEGKPDQKFDQKQELGRVIHLSNLPHSGYSDSAVLKLAEPYGKIKNYILMRMKSQAFIEMETREDAMAMVDHCLKKALWFQGRCVKVDLSEKYKKLVLRIPNRGIDLLKKDKSRKRSYSPDGKESPSDKKSKTDGSQKTESSTEGKEQEEKSGEDGEKDTKDDQTEQEPNMLLESEDELLVDEEEAAALLESGSSVGDETDLANLGDVASDGKKEPSDKAVKKDGSASAAAKKKLKKVDKIEELDQENEAALENGIKNEENTEPGAESAENADDPNKDTSENADGQSDENKEDYTIPDEYRIGPYQPNVPVGIDYVIPKTGFYCKLCSLFYTNEEVAKNTHCSSLPHYQKLKKYLNKLAEERRQKKET
- the MATR3 gene encoding matrin-3 isoform X3, which gives rise to MLGAQWRRNQPSRAAEEWSQHINGASHSRRCQLLLEIYPEWNPDNDTGHTMGDPFMLQQSTNPAPGILGPPPPSFHLGGPAVGPRGNLGAGNGNLQGPRHMQKGRVETSRVVHIMDFQRGKNLRYQLLQLVEPFGVISNHLILNKINEAFIEMATTEDAQAAVDYYTTTPALVFGKPVRVHLSQKYKRIKKPEGKPDQKFDQKQELGRVIHLSNLPHSGYSDSAVLKLAEPYGKIKNYILMRMKSQAFIEMETREDAMAMVDHCLKKALWFQGRCVKVDLSEKYKKLVLRIPNRGIDLLKKDKSRKRSYSPDGKESPSDKKSKTDGSQKTESSTEGKEQEEKSGEDGEKDTKDDQTEQEPNMLLESEDELLVDEEEAAALLESGSSVGDETDLANLGDVASDGKKEPSDKAVKKDGSASAAAKKKLKKRRFPGSMEGFVTLDEVGDEEDSELQKLRKSGMAFKSGDKNDDGLVEIKVDKIEELDQENEAALENGIKNEENTEPGAESAENADDPNKDTSENADGQSDENKEDYTIPDEYRIGPYQPNVPVGIDYVIPKTGFYCKLCSLFYTNEEVAKNTHCSSLPHYQKLKKYLNKLAEERRQKKET
- the MATR3 gene encoding matrin-3 isoform X4 is translated as MLGAQWRRNQPSRAAEEWSQHINGASHSRRCQLLLEIYPEWNPDNDTGHTMGDPFMLQQSTNPAPGILGPPPPSFHLGGPAVGPRGNLGAGNGNLQGPRHMQKGRVETSRVVHIMDFQRGKNLRYQLLQLVEPFGVISNHLILNKINEAFIEMATTEDAQAAVDYYTTTPALVFGKPVRVHLSQKYKRIKKPEGKPDQKFDQKQELGRVIHLSNLPHSGYSDSAVLKLAEPYGKIKNYILMRMKSQAFIEMETREDAMAMVDHCLKKALWFQGRCVKVDLSEKYKKLVLRIPNRGIDLLKKDKSRKRSYSPDGKESPSDKKSKTDGSQKTESSTEGKEQEEKSGEDGEKDTKDDQTEQEPNMLLESEDELLVDEEEAAALLESGSSVGDETDLANLGDVASDGKKEPSDKAVKKDGSASAAAKKKLKKVDKIEELDQENEAALENGIKNEENTEPGAESAENADDPNKDTSENADGQSDENKEDYTIPDEYRIGPYQPNVPVGIDYVIPKTGFYCKLCSLFYTNEEVAKNTHCSSLPHYQKLKKYLNKLAEERRQKKET